The Clostridium sporogenes genome contains a region encoding:
- a CDS encoding dihydroorotase, with protein sequence MNELLIKNVNIIDWCQNFHGDIYIKNGIIEELGKNLNKNCEIFDGRGLTLLPSFIDMHAHFRDPGFTYKEDILTGSRAAVKGGYTMVNLMANTKPICSSNKEVEYVLEKGKEIGLVDIHQCMSITKDFSGDDISHIDSIDKKVKIISEDGKDVMNTRVLIDAMFKAKEKDVIVMCHSEEHDVTNLDTRLSENLMTWRNIALSEFTGCKVHIAHVSTKESMEYIINAKKKGLKVTCEVAPHHIALTNKIFYRVNPPLREEEDIKVLIEAIKEDIVDCIGTDHAPHSKEDKLKGSPGISGIETSFSTCYTKLVHDNHISLSKLSQIMSKNPADILGVNKGEIKIGREADLVLVDTKEEYKVKSEEFHSKGKNTPMDGMCLKGRIKVTFKAGCIVYSEF encoded by the coding sequence ATGAATGAACTACTAATTAAAAATGTCAATATAATAGATTGGTGTCAAAACTTCCATGGAGATATTTATATAAAAAACGGAATTATAGAGGAACTAGGAAAAAATTTAAATAAAAATTGTGAAATATTTGATGGAAGAGGATTAACTCTTCTTCCATCTTTCATAGATATGCATGCCCACTTTAGAGATCCAGGTTTTACATATAAAGAAGATATATTGACAGGAAGTAGAGCAGCAGTAAAAGGTGGATATACTATGGTAAACTTAATGGCTAATACTAAACCTATATGTAGTTCTAATAAAGAAGTAGAATATGTTTTAGAAAAAGGGAAAGAAATAGGGTTAGTAGATATTCATCAATGTATGTCCATTACAAAAGATTTTTCTGGTGATGATATAAGTCATATAGATTCTATAGATAAGAAAGTAAAAATAATATCAGAAGATGGAAAAGATGTAATGAACACAAGGGTATTAATAGATGCTATGTTTAAAGCTAAAGAAAAAGATGTTATAGTAATGTGTCACTCAGAGGAACATGATGTAACAAATTTAGATACTAGGCTTTCAGAAAATTTAATGACTTGGAGAAACATAGCTCTTTCAGAGTTTACAGGTTGTAAGGTTCATATAGCTCATGTAAGTACCAAAGAATCTATGGAGTATATAATAAATGCTAAAAAGAAAGGTTTAAAAGTAACTTGTGAAGTAGCACCACATCATATAGCCCTTACAAATAAAATTTTTTATAGAGTAAATCCCCCTTTAAGAGAAGAAGAAGATATAAAAGTATTAATAGAGGCAATAAAAGAAGATATAGTAGATTGCATAGGAACGGATCATGCACCTCATAGTAAAGAAGATAAGCTAAAAGGTAGTCCGGGAATATCAGGAATAGAAACATCTTTTTCTACATGTTATACAAAGTTAGTTCATGATAATCATATTAGTTTAAGCAAACTTTCACAAATAATGTCTAAGAATCCAGCGGATATTTTAGGTGTAAATAAGGGAGAAATAAAAATAGGAAGAGAAGCAGATTTAGTTTTAGTAGATACAAAAGAAGAATATAAAGTAAAATCTGAAGAGTTTCATTCAAAAGGGAAAAATACTCCTATGGATGGTATGTGCCTTAAAGGAAGAATTAAAGTTACATTTAAAGCAGGATGTATAGTATATAGTGAATTTTAA
- the saoL gene encoding MerB-like organometallic lyase SaoL, with protein sequence MLTLEKNNLLDKEIDLNVIKHYEKERLIINSIDSKLSYLEKRVRIYIMDYIIEEKRPYNLKNLDYNFICNIGVTKDEFINIVLSLKNKKVLVMDEKENINFIYPVSAFDTNYKVKLEDSREINAMCAVDSIGTAFTFKQNIKIESSCIMCNDSIEVIIENGEIKKCVPENLRVLHVDLNKNDSWASSCUNIMYFFCSEEHYRNWVKESNIDEDNIFCLDIQEAVCVAKMLFSVTDLK encoded by the coding sequence ATGTTAACCTTAGAGAAAAATAATTTATTAGATAAAGAAATAGATTTAAATGTTATTAAGCATTATGAAAAGGAAAGATTGATTATAAACAGTATAGATTCAAAATTATCTTATTTAGAAAAAAGAGTAAGAATATATATAATGGACTATATTATAGAAGAAAAAAGACCTTATAATTTAAAAAATCTAGATTATAACTTTATTTGTAATATTGGAGTAACAAAGGATGAATTTATAAATATAGTATTATCGTTAAAAAATAAAAAAGTGTTAGTTATGGATGAAAAAGAAAATATAAATTTTATTTATCCAGTTAGTGCCTTTGATACTAATTATAAAGTTAAATTAGAAGATAGTAGAGAAATAAATGCTATGTGTGCAGTTGATTCTATAGGAACAGCTTTTACATTTAAACAGAATATAAAGATAGAATCTAGTTGTATTATGTGTAATGATTCTATAGAAGTTATTATTGAAAATGGTGAAATTAAAAAATGTGTACCTGAAAATTTAAGAGTACTACATGTAGATTTAAATAAAAATGATAGTTGGGCCTCTAGTTGTTGAAATATAATGTACTTCTTCTGTAGTGAAGAACATTATAGAAACTGGGTTAAAGAATCAAATATTGATGAAGACAATATATTTTGTTTAGATATCCAAGAAGCTGTATGTGTAGCAAAAATGTTATTTAGTGTTACTGATTTAAAATAG
- the pyrB gene encoding aspartate carbamoyltransferase → MLKGRNLLDPMDFSLEELEEVFKLADEIIEDPEKFLHVCDGKILATLFYEPSTRTRFSFEAAMLRLGGQVIGFSEPNSSSVAKGESVADTIRTVGCYADIVAMRHPKEGAPAIAAMYSEIPVINAGDGSHQHPTQTLTDLLTIRSLKGDLSNLTIGCCGDLKFGRTVHSLVKALSRYKNNKFIFMSPEELKIPDYIRKEILEKNNIEYKEVSKMEDAMAELDILYMTRVQRERFFNEDDYVRLKDSYILDGEKMKYAKKDMMVLHPLPRVNEIAYEIDQDPRGCYFKQAKYGMYVRMALIAKLLGVR, encoded by the coding sequence ATGTTAAAAGGAAGAAATTTATTAGACCCAATGGATTTTTCATTAGAGGAACTAGAAGAGGTATTTAAATTAGCAGATGAAATAATTGAGGACCCAGAAAAATTTTTACATGTATGTGATGGAAAAATATTAGCTACATTATTTTATGAGCCAAGTACAAGAACAAGATTTAGTTTTGAAGCTGCTATGCTTAGATTAGGTGGACAGGTAATAGGATTTTCAGAGCCTAATTCAAGTTCAGTAGCAAAAGGAGAAAGTGTTGCAGATACTATAAGAACTGTAGGTTGTTATGCAGATATAGTAGCTATGAGACATCCAAAAGAAGGTGCACCAGCAATAGCTGCAATGTATTCAGAAATACCAGTTATAAATGCTGGAGATGGTAGTCATCAACATCCAACTCAAACATTAACAGATCTATTAACAATAAGATCCTTAAAAGGAGATTTATCTAACTTAACTATAGGTTGCTGTGGAGATTTAAAATTTGGAAGAACAGTACACTCATTAGTAAAGGCCCTATCAAGGTATAAAAACAATAAATTTATTTTTATGTCCCCAGAAGAATTAAAAATTCCTGATTATATAAGAAAAGAAATATTAGAAAAAAATAATATAGAATATAAAGAAGTTTCAAAAATGGAAGATGCTATGGCAGAACTAGATATACTTTATATGACAAGAGTTCAAAGAGAAAGATTCTTTAATGAAGATGATTATGTAAGATTAAAGGATAGTTATATATTAGATGGTGAAAAGATGAAATATGCCAAAAAAGATATGATGGTTCTTCATCCACTACCAAGAGTTAATGAAATAGCTTATGAAATAGATCAAGACCCAAGAGGATGTTATTTTAAACAGGCTAAATATGGAATGTATGTAAGAATGGCTTTAATAGCAAAATTATTGGGGGTAAGATAA
- the saoD gene encoding DsrE-related protein SaoD: protein MKVAYVLESPHAQNILTNMIIPQMEKEMHGADVVGMFFIMDNTYFLMEGTETAERLKKLSEKTGLVLLACDKCAKERKIEDKLIKEAAIGCFPVCYAALDSAGVDHIITI from the coding sequence ATGAAAGTAGCTTATGTATTAGAGTCACCACATGCTCAAAATATTTTAACCAATATGATTATTCCACAAATGGAAAAGGAAATGCATGGTGCAGATGTAGTTGGAATGTTTTTTATAATGGATAATACATATTTTTTAATGGAGGGTACAGAAACAGCAGAGAGATTAAAAAAATTAAGTGAAAAAACTGGGCTTGTTTTATTAGCTTGTGATAAATGTGCTAAAGAAAGAAAAATTGAGGACAAGTTAATTAAAGAAGCGGCAATAGGTTGTTTCCCAGTATGCTATGCAGCATTAGATTCTGCCGGAGTAGACCATATAATAACAATATAA
- a CDS encoding double-cubane-cluster-containing anaerobic reductase: MGDYRKLWTDLGVNLEKHDQLCAVLPELYGSTYLTQENRPEGMNYFNFVVSEVHGLRIQELDEHRKKGGKVVGTFCVFVPEEIIVAAKALSVGLCAGSQFWIEDGEKVLPRNMCPLIKAFMGAKIGGTCPYFQSCDMVIGETTCDGKKKAWEILDGYVPVHVMDLPQMKRDKDFKKWGEEINDLIKKVEEITGNKITVEALKEGIRVTNAKRKALKRLYDLRKYKPSPISGLDCLLITQIAFYDDPKRFTEKVHELCDELEERIKNSQESNKKRILITGTPMALPNWKLHSIIESLDAEVVVEETCTGTRYFEGEVSEEGETLEELIKNLADRYLNINCACFTPNTGRIDDIIKYTKEYGADGVIDTNLSFCHTYAVEHRDVEANLKEKNIPIMHIETDYSTEDSGQIKTRVEAFLEMI; encoded by the coding sequence ATGGGAGATTATAGAAAACTATGGACAGATTTAGGGGTAAATCTAGAGAAGCATGATCAACTATGTGCTGTTTTACCAGAATTATATGGCTCTACATATTTGACACAAGAAAATAGACCAGAGGGAATGAATTATTTTAATTTTGTTGTGTCAGAAGTTCATGGACTTAGAATTCAAGAATTAGACGAACATAGAAAAAAAGGTGGAAAAGTAGTAGGAACTTTTTGTGTATTTGTTCCTGAAGAAATTATTGTAGCAGCAAAAGCATTAAGTGTTGGTTTATGTGCAGGTTCTCAGTTTTGGATTGAAGATGGAGAAAAGGTTTTACCAAGAAATATGTGTCCTCTTATAAAGGCTTTTATGGGCGCTAAGATAGGTGGTACATGCCCTTATTTCCAATCCTGTGATATGGTTATAGGAGAAACTACATGTGATGGAAAGAAAAAAGCATGGGAAATATTGGATGGATATGTGCCAGTACATGTAATGGATCTTCCTCAAATGAAAAGAGATAAAGACTTCAAAAAATGGGGAGAAGAAATTAATGATCTTATTAAAAAAGTCGAAGAAATTACAGGCAATAAAATAACAGTAGAAGCGCTAAAAGAAGGTATAAGAGTAACTAATGCTAAAAGAAAAGCCTTAAAGAGATTATATGATTTAAGAAAATATAAACCATCACCAATAAGTGGATTAGACTGTTTATTAATAACTCAAATAGCTTTCTACGATGATCCAAAGAGATTTACAGAAAAAGTTCATGAATTATGTGATGAATTAGAAGAAAGAATTAAAAACTCTCAAGAAAGCAATAAAAAGAGAATATTAATAACAGGAACTCCAATGGCACTACCAAACTGGAAGCTTCATTCAATAATAGAAAGTTTAGATGCTGAAGTTGTAGTAGAAGAAACTTGTACAGGAACTAGATACTTTGAAGGGGAAGTTTCAGAAGAGGGCGAAACTTTAGAAGAATTAATTAAAAATTTGGCAGATAGATATTTAAATATAAATTGTGCCTGTTTTACGCCAAACACAGGAAGAATAGATGATATAATAAAATATACAAAAGAATATGGAGCAGATGGAGTTATAGATACTAATTTATCTTTCTGTCATACTTATGCAGTTGAACATAGGGATGTAGAAGCAAATTTAAAAGAGAAGAATATTCCAATAATGCATATAGAAACAGATTATTCAACAGAAGATTCAGGACAGATAAAGACAAGAGTAGAAGCATTCCTTGAAATGATATAA
- the saoB gene encoding ABC transporter substrate-binding (seleno)protein SaoB, whose product MKDLKKIIITLTILIIFILVLNKLPDESLNSKIKIGVSDDSSGLVINYMINNNRLKNADLDENFEPYFIKDCUGNTSQWALSSDILDIAIMCPEAAKNLIENDDRFEIICPLVSNSDIFVLKDENKIKKIAMTQNRIYQEKIIKDEYGEKVQIYPMIYSSLPYALEKGRVDGIIIDSIKSLKLNGQKKALSINKNYTSYVLVIKKKFKKDKKFKEFITNYNKSVMELKRKDRIKNSIEDYKKINLSNEEVEQWLKLKVKFFLIPQQEY is encoded by the coding sequence ATGAAAGATTTAAAAAAAATTATTATAACTTTAACTATATTAATAATATTTATTTTAGTATTAAATAAATTACCAGATGAATCTTTGAATTCCAAAATAAAAATTGGAGTTTCAGATGATTCATCTGGACTTGTTATAAATTATATGATTAATAATAATAGATTAAAGAATGCAGATTTAGATGAAAATTTTGAACCATATTTTATAAAGGACTGCTGAGGTAATACTTCTCAATGGGCTTTAAGCTCAGATATTTTAGATATAGCAATAATGTGTCCAGAAGCAGCTAAAAATTTAATTGAAAATGATGATAGATTTGAAATAATATGTCCTTTAGTTAGTAATTCAGACATATTTGTTTTAAAGGATGAAAATAAAATTAAAAAAATAGCCATGACACAAAATAGAATTTATCAAGAAAAAATTATTAAAGATGAATATGGAGAAAAAGTACAAATATATCCGATGATATATTCATCTTTGCCTTATGCATTGGAAAAAGGTAGGGTTGATGGGATTATAATAGATTCAATAAAATCATTAAAGTTAAATGGACAAAAAAAAGCTTTAAGTATAAATAAAAATTATACAAGCTATGTATTAGTTATTAAGAAAAAGTTTAAAAAGGATAAAAAATTTAAAGAGTTTATAACTAATTATAATAAGTCTGTTATGGAATTAAAAAGAAAAGATAGAATTAAAAACTCTATAGAAGATTATAAGAAAATTAACTTATCTAATGAGGAGGTGGAACAATGGCTGAAATTGAAAGTAAAGTTCTTTCTAATACCTCAACAGGAATATTAA
- the saoA gene encoding ABC transporter ATP-binding protein SaoA, which yields MRLEIKDVSKSYINNKKKNKVLDNVTFNIEEGEFVTLLGPSGCGKTTLLTMIAGFHNSDSGEIILNDNRVMKPGPDRGFVFQNYALFPWMTVKDNIMYPMKQQKIPKKESIDRLNYLLEMSKLKGKENLYPNQLSGGMKQRTAVVRALASKPEVLLMDEPLGAIDFQMRQMMQEELESLWLKDKTTVIMVTHDVDEAVYLSDRVIVFAAKGGKIIKDMKISLLRPRNRDNHKYLELKKELTNILKDSLSQNL from the coding sequence ATGAGGTTAGAAATAAAGGATGTTAGTAAATCTTACATAAATAATAAGAAAAAAAATAAAGTTTTAGATAATGTAACTTTTAATATAGAAGAAGGAGAATTTGTAACATTACTAGGTCCATCCGGTTGTGGAAAAACAACACTTTTAACGATGATTGCAGGTTTTCATAATTCAGATTCTGGTGAAATAATTTTAAATGATAATAGGGTAATGAAACCTGGTCCAGACAGAGGCTTTGTTTTTCAAAATTATGCATTATTCCCATGGATGACTGTAAAAGATAATATAATGTACCCTATGAAACAACAAAAAATTCCTAAAAAGGAATCTATAGATAGGTTAAATTATTTATTAGAGATGTCTAAGCTAAAAGGAAAAGAAAATTTATACCCTAATCAATTATCAGGTGGTATGAAACAAAGAACTGCAGTAGTAAGAGCACTAGCTAGTAAACCAGAGGTATTACTTATGGATGAGCCTTTGGGTGCTATAGATTTTCAAATGAGGCAAATGATGCAAGAAGAGTTAGAAAGTTTATGGTTAAAGGATAAAACTACAGTTATAATGGTAACTCATGATGTTGACGAAGCAGTATACCTAAGTGATAGGGTAATTGTTTTTGCAGCTAAGGGAGGAAAAATTATAAAAGATATGAAAATTAGTTTACTAAGACCAAGAAATAGGGATAACCATAAATATCTAGAATTAAAAAAGGAATTAACTAACATATTGAAGGATTCATTAAGTCAAAATTTATAA
- a CDS encoding acyl-CoA dehydratase activase yields the protein MFYIGIDIGSTASKVCVFENDNIKDVFVLPTGWSSVKTAEEIKNKLKEIGADKKNSKIVATGYGRVSVPYADKTITEITCHGKGAYYLFKKDCTVIDIGGQDTKVITVEDGNVTNFTMNDKCAAGTGRFLELMANTLGFDIEEMCERAKNGENVTISSMCTVFAESEVISLIGSGKKREDIAHGVLDSITGKVKSLCQKHSDNGQYFLTGGLSENNYILERLSEKLGSEVKAHELGRYAGAIGAALMSQRLK from the coding sequence ATGTTTTATATAGGTATAGACATAGGATCTACTGCATCTAAGGTTTGTGTATTTGAAAATGATAATATAAAGGATGTATTTGTATTGCCAACAGGTTGGAGTAGTGTTAAAACTGCAGAGGAAATTAAAAATAAATTAAAGGAAATAGGGGCAGATAAAAAAAATTCTAAAATAGTTGCTACAGGTTATGGGCGAGTTTCTGTTCCTTATGCGGATAAAACTATAACAGAAATAACTTGTCATGGCAAGGGAGCTTACTATTTATTTAAGAAAGATTGCACAGTTATAGATATAGGAGGCCAAGATACAAAAGTTATAACAGTGGAAGATGGTAATGTTACTAATTTTACTATGAATGATAAATGTGCTGCTGGAACAGGAAGATTTTTAGAATTAATGGCAAATACATTGGGTTTTGACATAGAAGAAATGTGCGAAAGGGCAAAAAATGGAGAAAATGTAACTATAAGCTCTATGTGTACAGTATTTGCAGAATCAGAAGTTATAAGTTTGATAGGTAGTGGTAAGAAAAGAGAAGATATAGCCCATGGAGTATTAGATTCTATAACCGGAAAAGTAAAATCTTTATGTCAAAAACACTCAGATAATGGACAATATTTTTTAACTGGAGGATTAAGTGAAAATAATTACATATTAGAGAGATTATCAGAAAAATTAGGCTCAGAAGTAAAAGCCCATGAACTTGGGAGATATGCTGGAGCTATAGGAGCAGCCTTAATGTCACAAAGATTAAAATAA
- a CDS encoding DUF3343 domain-containing protein, protein MEQTNYYILFPSHTEGMKMDSLLSKNKIKHTIVPTPRELSKSCGICIMYNKNDENFIKKLIENNGVKTSGLHSLAKTIKNFYA, encoded by the coding sequence ATGGAGCAAACAAATTACTATATTCTTTTTCCTTCACATACAGAAGGTATGAAAATGGATAGTTTACTTAGCAAGAATAAAATAAAACATACTATTGTTCCTACACCAAGAGAACTATCTAAATCCTGTGGTATATGTATAATGTATAATAAAAATGATGAAAATTTTATAAAAAAATTAATAGAAAATAATGGAGTGAAGACTTCAGGATTACATTCATTAGCTAAAACTATAAAAAATTTTTATGCTTAA
- the saoP gene encoding ABC transporter permease subunit SaoP (Most members of this family are selenoproteins with the selenocysteine residue at the channel-gating position.): MAEIESKVLSNTSTGILKETSKNRIKELMYKLIMMVILIIVWYLLAEHYGNELILPTPKRTGKAFIKCLTSSEIMTNLLITLNRVLKGFMYAMIIGVPLGLFMGAFKMANNLIGGFIDSIRQVPIMAWVPLTIVWFGIGDGPTIFLITFSGIFPVILNTIAGVKNISKDYYNAARSMGAGPWSIFSNIILPASIPDILTGARIAISGGWMSVIUAEFIATSAGLGFSMVEAQTKMQTDMLVALMILAALIGFFIDRGLLQLNKLLTKWRYVQ; encoded by the coding sequence ATGGCTGAAATTGAAAGTAAAGTTCTTTCTAATACCTCAACAGGAATATTAAAAGAAACCAGTAAAAATAGGATTAAAGAATTAATGTACAAATTAATTATGATGGTTATTTTAATAATAGTTTGGTATTTGTTGGCAGAACATTATGGTAATGAACTAATATTACCAACACCTAAAAGAACAGGAAAAGCTTTTATAAAGTGTTTGACCAGTAGTGAAATTATGACCAATTTACTTATTACATTAAATAGGGTTTTAAAAGGTTTTATGTATGCCATGATAATAGGCGTTCCCTTAGGTCTTTTTATGGGAGCTTTTAAAATGGCTAATAATCTTATAGGAGGATTTATAGATTCCATAAGGCAAGTTCCTATAATGGCATGGGTTCCTCTTACAATTGTATGGTTCGGAATAGGGGATGGACCTACCATATTTTTAATTACGTTTTCAGGAATATTCCCAGTAATATTAAATACTATAGCTGGAGTAAAAAATATTTCTAAAGATTATTATAATGCAGCTAGAAGTATGGGAGCAGGCCCTTGGAGCATATTTAGTAATATAATATTACCAGCTTCTATACCTGATATATTAACAGGAGCTAGAATAGCTATAAGTGGAGGATGGATGTCTGTAATCTGAGCGGAGTTTATAGCAACGAGTGCCGGTCTCGGTTTCTCTATGGTAGAAGCTCAAACAAAAATGCAAACAGATATGTTAGTTGCATTAATGATATTAGCAGCTTTAATTGGATTCTTTATAGATAGGGGACTACTTCAATTAAATAAGTTACTTACTAAGTGGAGGTATGTTCAATAA
- a CDS encoding aspartate carbamoyltransferase regulatory subunit, with protein MLTINSIKNGIVIDHIQAGYGIKIFKYLGLEEADYRVALIMNAESSKLGKKDIIKIENIMEIDYKVLGFIDPKITIDVIENEKIKEKIKLELPKTIENVIKCKNPRCITSIENYIPNEFYLVDEEDGEYRCKYCDEIYSGGDINKL; from the coding sequence ATGTTAACAATAAATAGTATAAAAAATGGTATAGTAATAGATCATATACAAGCAGGATATGGTATAAAAATATTTAAATATTTAGGATTAGAAGAGGCAGACTATAGAGTAGCTCTTATAATGAATGCGGAAAGCTCAAAACTTGGGAAAAAAGATATAATAAAAATAGAAAATATTATGGAGATAGATTATAAAGTATTAGGATTTATAGATCCTAAAATAACAATAGATGTTATTGAAAATGAAAAAATAAAGGAAAAAATAAAGTTAGAACTACCTAAAACAATAGAAAATGTTATAAAATGCAAAAATCCACGTTGCATAACATCTATAGAAAATTATATACCTAATGAATTTTACTTAGTAGATGAAGAAGATGGCGAGTATAGATGTAAATATTGTGACGAAATATATTCAGGAGGAGATATAAATAAACTATAA
- a CDS encoding double-cubane-cluster-containing anaerobic reductase, protein MNKLPDFIKDFSEAKRDSFVKMKKIKDEGGKIVGVYCGFAPWEVIAASGAVGAWLCGMDEEPIEDAEKHLPRNLCPLIKSSYGFALTEKCPFYYFSDMLLGETTCDGKKKMYEALSKMKPMHVMNIPQTPYGKDSYNYYKKAIIKLKEELEKNLNVEITEEKLKEKIKLRNRERTALRDYYSLSKLCPPPMTGYNLRRVIQGTLYLSDKEKEIEDINNIIRETMKKYNEGERPVSKEAKRILVTGCPLGDSTEKVIEAIEDNGGVVVCYENCSGAKDESLLVDEEKNPIDALTERYLRTACACMSPNDNRIEYLDYLIDEYRVDGVVEVILQACHTYNVESHRIKTFVTNNKKVPYLKIETDYSKRDLGQLKTRVEAFIETL, encoded by the coding sequence ATGAATAAATTACCAGATTTTATTAAGGACTTTAGTGAAGCTAAAAGAGATTCATTTGTAAAAATGAAGAAAATTAAAGATGAAGGTGGAAAAATAGTGGGAGTTTATTGTGGATTTGCTCCCTGGGAAGTGATAGCTGCATCAGGAGCAGTGGGGGCTTGGCTTTGTGGAATGGATGAGGAACCTATAGAGGATGCAGAAAAACATTTGCCAAGAAATTTATGCCCACTAATAAAATCAAGTTATGGTTTTGCATTAACAGAAAAGTGCCCATTTTATTATTTTTCAGATATGCTTTTAGGAGAAACTACTTGTGATGGAAAAAAGAAAATGTATGAAGCATTAAGTAAAATGAAACCTATGCATGTTATGAATATACCCCAAACCCCATATGGAAAGGATTCCTATAATTATTACAAGAAAGCAATTATAAAGCTTAAAGAGGAATTAGAAAAGAATTTGAATGTAGAAATTACGGAAGAAAAGTTAAAAGAAAAAATTAAATTAAGAAATAGAGAAAGAACGGCTTTAAGAGATTATTATAGCTTATCTAAACTTTGTCCACCACCTATGACAGGTTATAATTTGAGAAGGGTAATACAGGGAACTTTATATTTATCAGATAAGGAAAAGGAAATAGAGGATATAAACAATATAATAAGAGAAACAATGAAAAAATATAATGAAGGTGAAAGGCCCGTTTCTAAAGAGGCTAAAAGAATACTTGTAACAGGTTGTCCTCTAGGAGATTCTACTGAAAAAGTAATTGAGGCTATAGAAGATAATGGAGGAGTAGTAGTTTGTTATGAAAATTGTAGTGGTGCAAAAGATGAAAGTTTATTGGTAGATGAAGAAAAAAATCCAATAGATGCATTAACAGAAAGATATTTAAGAACAGCCTGTGCTTGTATGAGCCCTAATGATAATAGAATAGAATATTTAGATTATTTAATAGATGAATATAGGGTGGATGGTGTAGTGGAAGTTATATTACAAGCATGTCATACCTATAATGTAGAATCTCATAGAATAAAAACTTTTGTTACAAATAATAAAAAAGTACCTTATTTAAAAATAGAAACAGATTATTCTAAAAGGGATTTAGGCCAACTAAAAACTAGAGTAGAGGCTTTTATAGAAACGTTATAA
- the pyrF gene encoding orotidine-5'-phosphate decarboxylase → MIIDKLYESVEKKGCVCVGLDTDISYIPKGFLNKFTNIEDAIFGFNQRIVDSTFDVSACYKVQIAYYEAMGIKGMVLYKKTLEYIREKGGIVIADIKRGDISATAKMYAKAHFEGDFESDFITLNPYMGMDTLEPYKDYFKNKDKGAFLLLRTSNEGSKDIQYLDLKDNKKVYNKVGEKIENIGKEFLGNCGYSSIGAVVGCTAEENNIRKELKHTFFLIPGYGAQGGKAEVAKSYLSEGNGGIINSSRGILLAYKKYDEEGKNFEEYARAEVINMKKTLQII, encoded by the coding sequence TTGATTATAGATAAATTGTATGAAAGTGTAGAAAAAAAGGGATGTGTTTGTGTAGGTCTTGATACAGATATAAGTTATATACCAAAAGGATTTTTAAATAAATTTACCAATATAGAAGATGCTATATTTGGATTTAATCAAAGGATAGTTGATTCAACTTTTGATGTGTCAGCTTGTTATAAAGTTCAGATAGCTTATTATGAAGCTATGGGAATTAAAGGAATGGTTTTGTACAAGAAAACTTTAGAATATATAAGAGAAAAAGGCGGTATAGTTATAGCAGATATAAAAAGAGGAGACATATCTGCTACAGCTAAAATGTATGCAAAAGCTCATTTTGAGGGAGATTTTGAAAGTGATTTTATAACATTAAATCCGTATATGGGAATGGATACTTTAGAACCATATAAAGATTATTTCAAAAATAAGGATAAGGGAGCCTTCTTGTTATTAAGAACTTCTAATGAAGGTTCAAAGGATATACAATATTTAGATTTAAAAGACAATAAAAAGGTATACAACAAAGTAGGAGAAAAGATAGAGAATATAGGAAAAGAATTTTTAGGTAATTGTGGATATAGCTCTATAGGAGCAGTAGTTGGATGTACAGCAGAAGAAAATAATATTAGAAAAGAATTAAAACATACATTTTTTTTAATACCTGGCTATGGAGCTCAGGGAGGAAAAGCCGAAGTTGCTAAATCTTATTTAAGTGAAGGTAATGGAGGTATTATAAATTCTTCAAGGGGAATATTGCTTGCATATAAAAAATATGATGAAGAAGGAAAAAATTTTGAAGAATATGCGAGAGCAGAAGTTATAAATATGAAAAAAACTTTACAGATTATATAG